In Haloarcula limicola, the genomic stretch CGACGGGTTGATCTTCTCCGTCGACCCGTTGACGTTCAGCGTGAGTTGCGGACCGCTGGCGTCGATGACTCGCGGGGCGTTCTCCTCGGCGTCGCTCGCATAGCGGATGTGCAGGTCGTAGGTCCCGGCTGAACTGACGTTTTTGACAGTGAAGGAGACGTTCGACCCGGAGTCGTGTTTGTTCGGGTCGAACCCGACGTAGTTCGTTCCGAAGGTGTTGCGCCAGTCGTCGCCGGTGGTGAGTCCGTCGATGACTCCGGAGGGGGCTTGGACGTACTGGCCGACCTCGAACGCCTCGTCGATGTAGGCCTCGACGCGGTCGGCGGCCATCTGTATCCCGGCGTTGTACGTGGGATACATGGCGAGTTGCTTCGCGCGCGTCGTCTGAATCTGGTCGCCCTCGCTGTCGTTGAACGTGATGTCGAAGATACCGGGCTGGTAGCTCGTCGGGCCGGCCAGCATCCGCGTGAAGGGGAGCGTGACGTGGTGCTCGCGGCCGACGTTCGAGCCGAGCGCGCCGAACCCGTCGTACTCCTGGGCCTTCACGACCTCGCGGGCGGCGACGTTGGGATACGTCCGGCGCTCGCCGGTCGGGACGATGCCCTCGTGGATCTCGAGGGTCTGCCGTTCGCTCGCGGCCTCCTCGATGACGGTTCGGTGGTGATTGACCGCCAACTGGCAGTGCTGGTTGTGACTGGGCGAGCTCTGATTGTCGCCGAACAGACCGGGGTCGGAGACGTAGCCGTTCTTGATCGAACGGATGCCGTTTTGCTCGTACTCGTCGAAGATGCCGTTGTTCAGGATCTCGTCCTCGTAGTTCGGGAGGTTCCCCGACGTCTCGTTGTGGATCGTGAACTCGACGGGGTTCGGGAGGTTCGACCCGTACGTCGTTATCTCGCCGACGTCGAAGTCGGGGTAGGAGTCGGCGACGCCCATCTCGAGTGCGGACCCGGTCGCGCCGGCGTCCGACCCGTAGGAACTCCACCCCTTGTTCCATCCCTCCGCCAGCACGCTGTCGATCCCGTTCTGGCTGGCGAAGTGCATGTAGCGTTTCATCCGCTCGGTGCGCGCGCCGTGGATGTACGCCGCCGGGTTGTTCCCGTTGGCCTCGATGTCGGCGTCGCTCTTGTACTCCCACTTGGCGTTGCCCGCGATCATCGTCCACCAGATGCCGATGTACTTCCGGGGGGTCAGCCAGTCCGTGTCGACGCCGCCGTTGCCGTCGCTCGGCAGGACGGTGTCGTCGCGGTCCTCGTTCAACAGCGGCAGGAGCGACGATTCGACGAGGTCGCCGGGCGTCGTACCCAATTGGACCGTCCGCCACGGCGTCGCATTGGGCAGCGTCCACGAGACTTTCGTCTCGCCCGAGAGCGGCGCGAGCTGCGTCGCGAACTCGGTCCCACCGGAGTCCGATACTGGTGCCAGTGAGGCCAGCGCGTAGTCGTCTAAGTCCGCCTGATGCACGCTCAGATACGCGCTGTCGCTCGCTTTGACCGTCAGCGGCATGTGCGCGCCCTTCCGGCTCGGATCGTCGTTCGGTCGAACCGTCTCCGACCCGGCGGGAACTTCGCTGAGTTTCGATTCCGTGTACTCGGATTCGAACCGGGGATTCGTAAAGGCGTTCTCTATCCACCAGCAGGTGTAGTCGCCGGCGAAGTCGACCTGCGTGTTCTCCGAGATGATGACGGCCTTCCCGCTGTTGGCGGCGAAGTCGCTGTCGTCGAAGACGAAGCGGAAGCCGAGACCGTCGTCGAAGACGCGGAGTTCGAGATTCGCCGAACGTCCCGGGCCAGCCGTCTCTTCGAGGCCGAGTCGGAGCTCGTTGTAGTCCTCCGAAACGCTGCTATACTGGTCCCACTCGGGGGTCCAACTTTCGGTCTCCGTCCCACTTTCACTGCCGGTGACCGAGATCGCCGCCCCGCTCGTGCCGTCGGCGCCCGCGCCGAACGTCGCCTGATTCTGGAAGTCGAAGCCGAGTGACGACGGTTTGATGTACGTCGTACCGTTGAAATCGACGCTGTACGTGGGTATCCCCCCGGACACGTCCACGCTAACGCTGATGTTTCCGTTCGGTGAGCTAACGGTCCGCGTATCGCTGTCGTCGCCGCCCATTATCTGTGCGGCGACCGACTCGGGTACGTCCCGCGTGTACGCCGCCGCTGCCAGCAGCGACGCCACCCCGCCGAGGAACTCTCGGCGGCCCACCCCGTTAGGAGTTTGTTGAGATCGTCTAGTAACCATTTCCAACTCAGTAAGAACGGTTGTACAACATAAATCCAACGGTTATGTACGATTATGATATACGTCTGTGTGGGAATAGAACGTTATCAGAAAAGATACTTCAAAAGTCGCCCACAGGTTGGCTAGAGATTCGAGAGTGATTCTCAGAGGAGCGAGAGATAGGTCTCGTATTTTTCGAACGTTCGCCGGTGCTGCGCTGTCGTCGGCTATCGACCCGACTAATCGGTCTGGGGGAGGAGCCACGCGCCGACGAGAAAGCCGACGACGGCACAGACCGTGAGGACGGCGAGCGGCGTGATGGCACCTCCCTCGCCCGTCGTCGCCGCGCGCACGCCTCGCGAGAAGTACGTCAGCGGCGAGAGCCACGTCGGGAACCACCCCGGGAGGAGTTCCGGCGGGACGAACGTCTCCGAGAGGAACAACAGGGGAAGCGCGATGGCGTTGCTCGCGGAGATGACGCCGTCCTGTGAGTCGGCCAGACTCCCGAGCATCGCTCCGACGCCGCAGAACAGCCCCACGCCGAGGACGACGAACGGAATCAGCAACGGCGACAGCTCTATCTGTGCGCCGGTGAGCACGACCATCAGCGCCAGCAGGAGTATCCCCGCCAGGCCGATGACGACGACGTTCACGAGCGTCTGGGCGAGCAGCCACTCCGGGCGGGTCAGCGGCGTCGTCGCCAGTTTCTCGAAGCGGTTGCCCGCTCGGTGACGCGCCACCTCGCTCCCGACCCGAGAGAGCGGCGTGAACAGCACGACGACCGCGAGGTAGCCGGGCACGTAGTACGCCGGGGACTCGGTGAAGAGGCCGCCCCCGCCCGGCCGCGTCTGGACGAGGACGCCGAAGATGACGACGATGATCAGCGGGAAGAAGAAGGTGAAGAAGACCGCCGTCCGCCGACGGAGGAACGCCCGCGCCGCGGCCCGCGATTCCGCCCGAAGGCGACCGAGTCGGCTCACCGGACACCACCCGCCGTCGCCTCCTCGCTCCGCGGATCGCCGCCGCGACCGACGCCGGTTCCCGTCAGTTCGAGGTAGACGTCTTCTAGGTCCGGCTCCTTCCACGTCAGGCTGTCGTAGCCGACGCCGGCGGCGTCGAGTTCGGCGACGACCTGCCCGATGGACTCCGGTCGGACGCCGTAGACCACGAGTCGGCCGTTCCGCAGGACGGTCCGCGCCGGATAGTCGATGCGGTCGGGAGTCGTCTCGTCGAAGTCGCCGTCGACGATGAGTTGGCTATCGCCGCCGTGTTCGGCGACCAGTCGAGTCGGACTGTCCAGCGCGGCCAGTCGCCCGTCGGCGAGCAACCCGACGCGGTCGGCGAGTTGCTGGGCCTCCTCCATGTAGTGTGTCGTGACGACGATGGTGACGCCGCGGTCGGAAAGGCCCGACAGCAGGTCCCAGAGGGCCTGTCGGCCGGCCGGGTCGATTCCCGTCGTCGGCTCGTCGAGCACGAGCAGGTCCGGGTCGTTGATGAGCGCCGTCGCCACGCAGGTCCGCCGCTGCTGTCCGCCCGAGAGGTTCTCGTAGTACGTCTGGGCGCTGTCGGTCAGTCCCACGTCCGACAGCACGGCGTCGACGTCCCGCGTCTCGTCGTAGAGACCGGCGTAGTACGCGACGAGTTCGCGCGCGCTCAGGCGCTCGTGCGGGTCGAACGACTGCGGGAGGAGACCGATGCGCGAACGGTCCACGTCTCTCGGTGACTCCCCGAACAGTTCGACGCGGCCCTCCGCGTCGGTGGTCCCGGTCAGCGCGCGAACCAGCGTCGTCTTCCCCGCCCCGTTCGGTCCGACCAGCGCCAGCACCTCGCCCGCCGCCGCGGAGAGCGACACGCCGTCGAGCGCGACGGTGTCGCCGTAGCGCCGACGGACGTCCTCGGCGACCAGTACCTCGTCCATAGTTCACCGTCGGTCATCCCCTCCGAAAGCCGTTCCGTTCTGGCGATGACTACAGGTGACTCCTGACCTCGCGGACGATGTCGTCCACGTCGAACTCGTCCTCGTCCTTGTCGTACACCGTCCGGCCGTCGACGCGGACGCTGAAGACGCCGTGGTCGCCCATCACCAGGCTCAGTCGGTCGATCTCCTGTTCGACGCCGTTGAGTATCGCTCGCTCTACGTCGAGGGCGCGCTCGCGGAAGCCACAGGGCACGCAGTACTCGATTTCGATCTCGGTCATGTGTCGACGTACGTACCCGATAGTGACAAAGGCTCGCCTCGACGGACCGTCACCGGTACAGCGAGTAGGATATCAGTCCCATGCCGGCGAGGACGAACCCCGTTCGGAACAGTCCGGTGTGGAGCAGGCTCGGCAGATACGTATTCAACAGAGAACAGTCCATCACGCCGCCGAGGCTGATACAGACGAACCCCGCCGAGATGTACAGCATCGTCGCGTTCTGATGCCTGCGATACCCCCGGAACGACTGGGCCGCGATGAGGAAGCCGAGCGCGATGACGAGTAAGTTGGCCGCGACGAGCAACGCGCTCATTCGTCACCCCCGCGGATGTCTTCCCAGACACGCGTGAACCGATCGACCGCGTCAGATTGTTGTGTGATTGTCACGTCTAGCTCACCGTCTCGAACGTCGACATCGATGTGTTCGACTGCCGCTTCGTAGGAGGTGTAGTGGTTCCCCGACGGGTCGAGCTCGTTGTTTTCGACCACGAGCCCCGCGTCGACGAGGTCGTCGACCCGGCGGTACACCGTCGGGAGCGAGAACCCGCACGCCTCCGCCAGCTCCTTCGCCGACATCGCCTCCCGACTCGCCGCCACGAATATCTCGCGGGCGTACTCGTCGTGGAGTAGCCCGAGCGCGGCGATGCCGTCGGGGTCCTCGCTCACGGCCGGGCAATCAGCGCGGGCGTTGAAGTATCTCGCGGATACCTCCCTACCGTGCGACGAGATAGCACGATTTTTCCGAGTCTGAAAACGGCGACGGCTCACTATACGGACGGTCGGCGAAGGCCGCTACGTGACTCGAAAGACACGTCGGGCGTTGTTGCGGGGCGGCGTAGCGGCGACTATCGCCGGCCTCGCCGGGTGCAGTACCAGTGACTCGCAATCGACGTCGACGCCGCAGTCGGGCGCGTCCGCCTCGACCGACGCGGAAACGGCGTCGCAGTCGACGGCGACCGCGGAGGCGACTGACCGGCCGACACAGACCGAGGAATCGACGCCGATCTCCTCGAAGCCCGTCTCGCCGTCGTTACACGCGGCGTCCGGAACCACCGGCTTCGACGTCGACCTCGCCGGCAACCCGATAGTCGGGTCGCCCGACGCGGCCCTCGACCTCTACTACTGGAGCGATTACCTCTGTCCGTTCTGCAAGAAGTTCGAGGAGCGGACGTTCCCGAAGCTCGTCCGCACCCACGTCGCCGAAGGACGGATCCGCGTCGTGCTCCTGCAGTTCCCGAACATCGGCGAGAACTCCATGACCGCGTCGGTCATGAGTCGGTGCGTCTGGCGACAGGTCCGCGAGGACTCGCCGGACACCTTCTGGAACTGGCACTCGACGGTGTTCGACGAACAGGGGTTCACGCAGGGCGACTGGTCGAACCGGTCGAACCTGCTGGAGCTGACGGAGTCCGTCGAGGGCGTCGACGCGTCGGCGGTCGATTCCTGTCTGTCCGAGAACCGAGAGACGCTCGTCTCGGCGGTCGAGGCGGAACGCCAGCGCGGAAAGCGAGCGGGCCTCGACGGGACTCCCTCGTTCGTCCTCTACGACCCCGACTCCGACACCGCGGCCGACCTGCAGGGCGCACAGCCCTACTCCCGGTTCGACAGCAAGATCCGGTCGCTGACGGAGTGACGATGACCGAGCATACGGCCGACGGCTGGCGACGGCGGTTCGAACAGTTCGGGAGTAGACTCGGCGCGGCGCTGACGTATCCGCTCACGTCGTGGCCCCGGATACTCGCGGCCGCCGCTCTCGCCGTCGCCACCTTCGTCCTCCTCATCCTCAGTACGTTCCCGACCTACACGGTGCAGATGCTCGGGGCCGGCGTCCAGCGGTATCTACTCCGGGCCTTCCTCGATCTGCTCGATACGACGTACCGCTCCATCGGCGTCTTCGGCGTCGGTCTCATCGCCTGTTACGCCGTCCTCACCGGCGTCGCCGTCGTCAACGTCGCCGCGCAGTTGCGCGTCGTCGGACTGTCCAGCCTCTCGGATCTGACCGGCGTCCTCCCCGGTCTCGTGGCGTCCGGTTGCGCGAGTTGCGGGGCGGGCGTCCTCGGCTTTCTCGGGTTCACGGGCGCGCTCGCGGTGCTCCCGTTTCACGGTGGCCTCCTCCGCGTCGGCGGCCTCCTGCTCCTGCTTCTCTTCCTCGGACGGGCCGGCGACCCGCGGCAGTGTCGGCTGACCTGAGACGGGGGGAATCGGCATCGTCTCCGGCGCTTACCGTCCGATCGGTCGCCAGTACAGCAGCGCGAGCGAGACCAGATACACCACCGTCGCCGCGCCGTAGGACTGGGGGACTAACTGGCCGACGGCCGCGGCGGTCCCGCCGAGCACGCTCGATATCGTCGGCACCAGAATCCCGAGGACGCAGGAGACACAGGAGAAGAGGCCGGTCAGACTCCCGAGCGAGAGCCCCGACGTGTCAAGCACCATGACGTAGACGAGATAGGCCAGCGCGCCGTAGCCGACCAGTTTGTACGGGATGAGCGTCACCGACACGACGTTGCCGAAGTACGCCAGCATCGGGTTCCACCCCGGCGGGAGCTTCAGGAGGTTGAACTGGACGTACGAGACGATGTCCGGCGACCCGGGGCGAACGATCCCCCCGATGACCGCCAGGACGAGGAAGTAGGCGACGCCGACCGCCAGCGCGCGGCGTCGCTGTTTCGTCGAGGCGGGCGGCGGTGTCGTCTTCAGGACGACCAGCAGGCCGGCGTTGATCCAGACCAGCGGGTAGACGTACTGGGCGACCCCGCGCCACGAGGTGGCGCTGGTCCCGCCGAAGAGGACGTGGGCCGCCACCAGCAGTAACTCCGTATTGAGAAGCAACGCGCCGTACAGCAGCGTCTCGCGGTCGAACGACGGGTCGAAGCGGCGGGTGATCGTACTCATAGGACGAGCGCGTCGGCGACGATGGCCAACAGGAGCAGACCGAGGTACGCGTTCGAGGCGTGGAACGCGCGGAACGCGGCTTCCTCGGTCTGCTCGCGGTGGAGGCGGACGACGGCCCAGAGGAACACGCCGCCCAGCGTCGTTGACGTGAGCGCGTACAACCACCCCAGGGACGTGAGCGCGGCCAGTATCCCGGAGGCGACCAGCGTCGCACCGAGGTAGTAGACGATGTGCTTGCGCGTCTCCGTCTCGCCGCGGACCACGGGCATCATCGGGAAGCCGCCGGCCTCGTAGTCGTCCTTGTACGCGAGCGCGAGGTTGTAGAAGTGCGCGGGCGTCCAGAGGAAGATGACGCCGGCCAGCGCCAGCCCCGCCAGCCCGATGGTCCCGTCGATCGCCGCCCAGCCGATGAGCGCCGGGAGCGCCCCCGCCGCACCGCCGATGACGGTGTTCTGGACGGTGTTGGGCTTGAGGACGAGCGTGTAGACGACGCTGTAGAAGAGGATGGCCGTCAGCCCCAGCGCCGCCGCGAGGACGTTCACCTGCCAGAACAGCGCCATCGCGGCGGCCGCCAGCGCGACGCCGAAGGTCATCGCGTTCCGGACCGGAATCTGGTGGGTGGCGATTGGGCGGTCGGAGGTGCGGTCCATCCGCTTGTCGATGTCACGTTCGAGGACGTGGTTGAACGTGCCCGACGCGCCGATGGCGAGGACGCCGCCGCCCAGCGTCAGCAGCACCGTCCGAACGGTGAGCGACTGGCCGGCGTTCAGCGCCATCCCGGCGGCGGCGACCAGACACAGGAGCCACATCAGGCGCGGTTTCATCAGCCGGAAGTAGGCGTAGGCCGTGCCGAGGAGGCGCTCTCGCGTCGAGAGCGCGGCTCGCGGAACCGAACCGTCGTCGCTCTCCTCGGGCATCGGGGCCGGCGAGAGGTCGTCGACGGGCTCCTCGTCGTCGCTGCCCGTCTCGGCTTCGAGGTGCCACGCCAGCGCGAGGACGAACGCTCCGAAGATTGCCATGCCGACGGCCAGGTGCGCACCGGGGAGCCCCCCGGTCGCGCCGGAGGTGGCGACGAACGCGCCCAGTGCGACCTGAATCGGGTACAGGGCGATACCGACCAGCAGCGCGGCCTCGACGCGGCGGCGCGTCGCCGCGCGGAGTCCGAGGAAGACGGTGACGAGCGCGAGGACGCCGACGACCGCGGCGGTCAGGCGGTGGCCGCTGGCGATCAGCAGGGACGGGTTCGAGAGCGTCACCGGCCCCCGACAGAGCGGCCACGTGGTGCAGGCGGTCACCGCGTCGGTGATGGCGGCCGTCGCGCCGGCGATGACGAGGAGGTAGACGCCGACGGCGGTGGCGGCCAGCGACCCGGTGAACGTACGGCTCTCTGCCATTACCGTATCCTTCGACGGCGCACACTTAGACTCCTCGCTTTTCCCGTCGGGTGAGCCGGGTTCGTGCGACGGTGCCGGGGAGAAAGAACGCCCGCGGGCTTCGACAGCTCAGTTGCCGCCGACCTCGGCCCCGGTCACCCAATCGGAGACGAGCTGCTGGATAGTCGCGTCGTCGATGGTCTGTCCGTCGGTGCCGGGCACCTCGGTATCGGTCTGCCACCAGTTGATGGCCTGTTGGATCTCGCCGTCCTCGACCCGCGAGTCGTCGCCGTCGCCGTAACTCGCGACGGCCTCGCGCACGGTCATCGCCTCCGTCGACTCCACTGTGACGGTGACGGCGTCGGTGTCGGCGACGTACTCGGAGGTCGACGGGTAGATACCGGACCCCTCGTTCTCGACGGGGTACTCGCCGGCCGAAGCCGTCGAGGGAACCGTGAGCGTGTACGTCACAGTGTAGTCCCCGGCGGTGAGCCAGAGCCACTCGTTCGTCGAGGACTTGTACGTTCCACCGTCGTCGTCGGTGGCCTCGACCGCCCAGCCGTCGGGCACGTTGGCGTCGATTAGCGGGCCGTGGACGCCGTCGCCGTCGATGGTGGCTTCGACGGTGATGGTGTCGCCGGGTTCGACAGTGGTGTCCGAGACGGTCGTCGTCACGCCGACGGCGTCGGCCGGGGCGGCGACGGCGGCCGTCGGCGCGAGGGCTGCCAGTACGAGCAGGCAGGCGACGGCGACGACGCCGCGAGAGTGACGGCGCATGGTCAGTGGGAATCAGCCGCTCGAAGCGACTGTGAGACGGTGCGGTCGGGCGCGCGAGACTCCGGATGCATCAGTGTGCTGGCTTCGGTAGTTCCGGCCATTGTTATGGAGCGTTTGACCCCGGTAACACGCCGCCTTCGGTCCGAGCGCTCGGGTGTCAGGTGATCTATAAACGATTACCGGGTCGAGCAAGCGGCGGCATAACAATGCGGTGGGTGGCGCTATCGAACAGATATTCTGACATGACCAACCGCAATCCGATTTCGCGCCACGGGCTGCTCAAACGGGGGGCCGCCGCGCTCACCGCACTGGGGACGACCACCAGCGTCGGGCGGGCACGAGCGGCGACCGAACATCCCTTGCTCAATACGGCCTTCGACACCACGGACCGCTACGAAGACAGCGGCCGACTGCTCGACGACTTCGAGGACCTGAGCCAGTGGGAAGCGCGGTCTGGGCATCTCAATGCCGTGACCGACCAGCCCTACCGCGGCGACCAGTCGGCCGAGCTGCTACTGGGTCCGGACGAAGGTACCGACCTCGAGATCGTCCGCGTGTTCGACGATCCGATAGATCTCTCGAACAAGGACCTCTCGATCGCGCTCCGGTTGGAGAGCCCCTCGACCGAGCAACTCGACGTCCACCTCTACAACGGCAGCGATTCGGTCACGATGCGTCGGCGGACCATCACGACCTCCTACGGGTGGTTCCGCATCGACCTCGGCGTCACCAGCGAGTACGGCGACCCCGACCTCAGCAGCGTCGACGCCATCTCTCTGGAGTTCTATCGGGACTTCGAGACGGACCTCCGAGTGTGGGTGGACGACCTTCGGACGACCGAGCGAGCCGATACGGGGCGGGTCATCGTCACGTTCGACGACGGCGGTATCACCCAGTACACGAACGCGCTGCCCATCATGGAAGACCGGGGTATCCCCGCGCTCACGATGATAAACTCCGGGCGAGCGAGCGATAGCGACTTCCTGGGCGAGGACGAGATGCGCGAGATGCGCGGCGCCGGCTGGGAGATCGGTAGCCACACAGTCGATCACAGACATCTCCCTGATCTCTCCGACGCCGACGCTCGCGCGCAGATCGAGGAGAACAAGAAGTGGCTCCTCGAACGCGGGTTCGAGCGCGGCGCGTCGATGTTCTCCTATCCCTGGAGCGGGAACTCGCCCCGAATCCGTGACATCGTCAGCGACTACCACTACTTCGCGGTGACGGACGGTAGCTTGCCCCACGGGCAGCAGCTCACCGGCCCGCTGACCGTCGGCCGGGTGTTCGGCGAGGAACTGGAGCGGGTCTACGACGTGCTCGACATGGCCGAGAAGTACAACCAGACGGCCGTGCTGGCCTACCATCAGGTCGGCGCGAACGGCTGGATCTCCGAGGACGACTTCCGGGCGACGATGGACCGGATCGCGAGCGGCAGCATCGAGGCGATTCGGCCCTCGAAGCAGTTGACCGAACTCCAGTCGCCGCCGGTCGAGGAGATCGTCCCGCTCTCCATCCGCGAGGCGGTGGCCGGCGACGGGGTCTTCGAGGGTAGCGAGGCCCAGCGAGCGGTCCACTGGTACCGGGAGGACGAGTACGTCCCGCGGACGAACGGGAAGAAGATCGACGAGGCGACGATGAACGAGCTGGCCGCGGCGTGGTCGAACGACTGATAGATCAGCGAGCGTCGGCGGCGGCCACGCTATCGGCCAGTCGGCCGACCCCCATACACGCTTTCTGGAGTTGCTCTAACGCGTAGAACACGCACAGCGTGCGGAGCGGAAAGGTCGTCCCGGCGCGGTCCTGAACGTCCGTCGCGGAGTCGCGGAGCTTTCGCGGGGAGAGCGTCGGGAGGTAGTTCGCGGGCGTGAACAACGGGTGTCTGTCGAATCGGTCCGGGTAGTAGCGCCGTCGCTGGCTGAGTCCGCGGCCGATCCTGACGTACTTTTCCGCGAGCTCTCGCACCGACCGCGGCGGGTGGTACATCGTCACCGACGGGTCGAAGGCCTGCTCGAACCCGGCGTCGTGGACCCGACGACCAAACTCCAGATCGCCCGAGGAGCGGAACCGCTCGTCGAACCGCCCGACGGTCTCGACCACCTCGCGCCGAACCGCGAGACAGCAGGTCGGCGCGAACTGTTCCTCCTCGACGTAGCGTTCGATGGGAAACTCCGAGACGTGGTTGAACGCGACGACGGGGCCGTCCTCGGGTCGCCCCTCGATCTGTACGTCGAAGCCGACGTACTCCGCCGACTGCATCGCCGCGGCCACGTCGTCGACCCATGCGGGCCCGACCCGCATATCGGCGTCGACGAACGCCAGTATCTCGCCGCTCGCCCGCTCGATGCCGGCGTTGCGGGCCGCGTAGGACCCCTGAATCTCGTCCTCGACGAGGAGTTCGACGAGGTCGGGACGCGCCCGGCAGTACGACGCGACGACCGCAGGCGTCCGGTCGGTCGAACCGTTGTCGACCACCAGCACCTCGTAGGGCGTCGAGACCGCTTGCTCGGTGAGCG encodes the following:
- a CDS encoding ABC transporter ATP-binding protein produces the protein MDEVLVAEDVRRRYGDTVALDGVSLSAAAGEVLALVGPNGAGKTTLVRALTGTTDAEGRVELFGESPRDVDRSRIGLLPQSFDPHERLSARELVAYYAGLYDETRDVDAVLSDVGLTDSAQTYYENLSGGQQRRTCVATALINDPDLLVLDEPTTGIDPAGRQALWDLLSGLSDRGVTIVVTTHYMEEAQQLADRVGLLADGRLAALDSPTRLVAEHGGDSQLIVDGDFDETTPDRIDYPARTVLRNGRLVVYGVRPESIGQVVAELDAAGVGYDSLTWKEPDLEDVYLELTGTGVGRGGDPRSEEATAGGVR
- a CDS encoding DUF7521 family protein; protein product: MSALLVAANLLVIALGFLIAAQSFRGYRRHQNATMLYISAGFVCISLGGVMDCSLLNTYLPSLLHTGLFRTGFVLAGMGLISYSLYR
- a CDS encoding ABC transporter permease, which codes for MSRLGRLRAESRAAARAFLRRRTAVFFTFFFPLIIVVIFGVLVQTRPGGGGLFTESPAYYVPGYLAVVVLFTPLSRVGSEVARHRAGNRFEKLATTPLTRPEWLLAQTLVNVVVIGLAGILLLALMVVLTGAQIELSPLLIPFVVLGVGLFCGVGAMLGSLADSQDGVISASNAIALPLLFLSETFVPPELLPGWFPTWLSPLTYFSRGVRAATTGEGGAITPLAVLTVCAVVGFLVGAWLLPQTD
- a CDS encoding polysaccharide deacetylase family protein produces the protein MTNRNPISRHGLLKRGAAALTALGTTTSVGRARAATEHPLLNTAFDTTDRYEDSGRLLDDFEDLSQWEARSGHLNAVTDQPYRGDQSAELLLGPDEGTDLEIVRVFDDPIDLSNKDLSIALRLESPSTEQLDVHLYNGSDSVTMRRRTITTSYGWFRIDLGVTSEYGDPDLSSVDAISLEFYRDFETDLRVWVDDLRTTERADTGRVIVTFDDGGITQYTNALPIMEDRGIPALTMINSGRASDSDFLGEDEMREMRGAGWEIGSHTVDHRHLPDLSDADARAQIEENKKWLLERGFERGASMFSYPWSGNSPRIRDIVSDYHYFAVTDGSLPHGQQLTGPLTVGRVFGEELERVYDVLDMAEKYNQTAVLAYHQVGANGWISEDDFRATMDRIASGSIEAIRPSKQLTELQSPPVEEIVPLSIREAVAGDGVFEGSEAQRAVHWYREDEYVPRTNGKKIDEATMNELAAAWSND
- a CDS encoding ArsR/SmtB family transcription factor; amino-acid sequence: MSEDPDGIAALGLLHDEYAREIFVAASREAMSAKELAEACGFSLPTVYRRVDDLVDAGLVVENNELDPSGNHYTSYEAAVEHIDVDVRDGELDVTITQQSDAVDRFTRVWEDIRGGDE
- a CDS encoding DsbA family protein — protein: MTRKTRRALLRGGVAATIAGLAGCSTSDSQSTSTPQSGASASTDAETASQSTATAEATDRPTQTEESTPISSKPVSPSLHAASGTTGFDVDLAGNPIVGSPDAALDLYYWSDYLCPFCKKFEERTFPKLVRTHVAEGRIRVVLLQFPNIGENSMTASVMSRCVWRQVREDSPDTFWNWHSTVFDEQGFTQGDWSNRSNLLELTESVEGVDASAVDSCLSENRETLVSAVEAERQRGKRAGLDGTPSFVLYDPDSDTAADLQGAQPYSRFDSKIRSLTE
- a CDS encoding DUF7546 family protein is translated as MSTITRRFDPSFDRETLLYGALLLNTELLLVAAHVLFGGTSATSWRGVAQYVYPLVWINAGLLVVLKTTPPPASTKQRRRALAVGVAYFLVLAVIGGIVRPGSPDIVSYVQFNLLKLPPGWNPMLAYFGNVVSVTLIPYKLVGYGALAYLVYVMVLDTSGLSLGSLTGLFSCVSCVLGILVPTISSVLGGTAAAVGQLVPQSYGAATVVYLVSLALLYWRPIGR
- a CDS encoding heme o synthase; amino-acid sequence: MAESRTFTGSLAATAVGVYLLVIAGATAAITDAVTACTTWPLCRGPVTLSNPSLLIASGHRLTAAVVGVLALVTVFLGLRAATRRRVEAALLVGIALYPIQVALGAFVATSGATGGLPGAHLAVGMAIFGAFVLALAWHLEAETGSDDEEPVDDLSPAPMPEESDDGSVPRAALSTRERLLGTAYAYFRLMKPRLMWLLCLVAAAGMALNAGQSLTVRTVLLTLGGGVLAIGASGTFNHVLERDIDKRMDRTSDRPIATHQIPVRNAMTFGVALAAAAMALFWQVNVLAAALGLTAILFYSVVYTLVLKPNTVQNTVIGGAAGALPALIGWAAIDGTIGLAGLALAGVIFLWTPAHFYNLALAYKDDYEAGGFPMMPVVRGETETRKHIVYYLGATLVASGILAALTSLGWLYALTSTTLGGVFLWAVVRLHREQTEEAAFRAFHASNAYLGLLLLAIVADALVL
- a CDS encoding glycosyltransferase, translating into MTAEGAAPTVSVIVPVYDDPEGVDRTLRTLTEQAVSTPYEVLVVDNGSTDRTPAVVASYCRARPDLVELLVEDEIQGSYAARNAGIERASGEILAFVDADMRVGPAWVDDVAAAMQSAEYVGFDVQIEGRPEDGPVVAFNHVSEFPIERYVEEEQFAPTCCLAVRREVVETVGRFDERFRSSGDLEFGRRVHDAGFEQAFDPSVTMYHPPRSVRELAEKYVRIGRGLSQRRRYYPDRFDRHPLFTPANYLPTLSPRKLRDSATDVQDRAGTTFPLRTLCVFYALEQLQKACMGVGRLADSVAAADAR
- a CDS encoding SelT/SelW/SelH family protein, translated to MTEIEIEYCVPCGFRERALDVERAILNGVEQEIDRLSLVMGDHGVFSVRVDGRTVYDKDEDEFDVDDIVREVRSHL